One stretch of Hypanus sabinus isolate sHypSab1 unplaced genomic scaffold, sHypSab1.hap1 scaffold_124, whole genome shotgun sequence DNA includes these proteins:
- the LOC132386649 gene encoding oocyte zinc finger protein XlCOF6-like has translation MAHQQVHTGEKPFTCSVCEKRFTQSSQLQRHQRVHTGEKPFTCSECGKGFSELFSLLRHQRVHTGEKPFTCSECEKRFTQSSQLQRHQRVHTGEKPFTCSECGKGFSELSNLQSHLRVHTGERPFTCSECGKGFTLSSHLLVHQRVHTGEKPFTCSVCGEGFTQSSHLRSHQRVHTGEKPFTCSVCGKGFTYSSHLQSHQRVHTGERPFTCSVCGKRFTDPSNLQSHQRVHTGEKPFSCLVCGKRFTRSSRLLEHQRVHTGERPFTCSDCGRGFTHLSSLQSHQRVHTGEKPFICLVCGKRFTCSSRLLEHQRVHTGERPFTCSECGKRFTRSSTLQRHQRVHTGEEPFTC, from the coding sequence atggctcaccagcaagttcacactggggagaagccgttcacctgttcagtctgtgagaagagattcactcagtcatcccaactacagagacatcagcgagttcacactggggagaagccattcacgtgctcagaatgtgggaaaggattcagtgagttattTAGCCTACttagacatcagcgagttcacactggggagaagccgttcacctgctcagaatgtgagaagagattcactcagtcatcccaactacagagacatcagcgagttcacactggggagaagccattcacgtgctcagaatgtgggaaaggattcagtgagttatccaactTACAGAGtcatctgcgagttcacactggggagaggccgttcacctgctcagaatgtgggaagggattcacactgtcatcccacctactggtacatcagcgtgttcacactggggagaagccgttcacctgctcagtctgtggggagggattcactcagtcatcccacctacggagtcaccagcgagttcacactggggagaagccattcacctgctcagtctgtgggaagggattcacttactcatcccacctacagagtcatcagcgagttcacactggagagaggccgttcacctgctcagtctgtgggaagagattcactgatccatccaacctacagagtcatcagcgagttcacactggggagaagccgttcagctgcttagtctgtgggaagagattcactcgctcatccagattactggaacatcagcgagttcacactggagagaggccattcacctgctcagactgtgggaggggattcactcatttatccagcctacagagtcatcagcgagttcacactggggagaagccattcatctgcttagtctgtgggaagagattcacttgctcatccagattactggaacatcagcgagttcacactggagagaggccattcacctgctcagaatgtgggaagagattcactcgctcttccacactacagagacatcagcgagttcacactggagaggagccatttacctgctga